Part of the Terriglobales bacterium genome is shown below.
CCAATCCTTAAGATGTGTGAGTTGGCGTAGGCATTGAAAATCACTTCCATGCTCCGAGCATTTTTCGGAGCATCACCAGCTGCCCAAGGTGATACGAATTGTGATCAGCAATGAGGAATGCTTCGCGGAGCAGCGTCTGCCCATCCCCGTGCGAGATGGGCGCATAAAGCTGTTGCTCATCCGCTTCGGCCACCAGCTTCTTCATCTCGTCAAGATCATGACGAAATGCAGCAATGCTCTTTTTCCACGCTCCTTCGCTTGAAGGTGCCGAGGATTCCGGCCAGTAACCTTCAGGCCATTTCGGCGAGACGTGCGCGGCGTCTCGGGTAAATTCAAGAATGTCCCATTGAGTAATCCGCATGTGTTCGACCAGCTGCCAGGCGGTGTGCGGAAATGCTTTCATCTTCTTACCATGCAGTTTGGGCGCGAGCCCACGGACTGCTTCATCGAAGCCGACATGTGCGCCCTCAAAATTGAGCAGGTTGATCAGGTGCTGCTGCAGTGGTGAATTCTTCATCATCCCCTCGCCTGAATATTTCACCATGGCGACACGGAGAACAGTGGGTTTAGTTGGTTCTTTTCTGGGGCCTGAGCGTTTTCGTCGTGAAAAGACGTTGTGTTTGCTATCGATATGCCTGTGGCGGATAATCAGGGGCTAGAGCCCGGTCCACGAGTGAATCTGCCCAACTACATTACGCTCAGCCGAATTTTTAGTGTGCCCATCTTCCTGTGGCTCCTCTCGGGCAGTGCTTTCTCGAGCTGGAAGGGCGAGAAGGAGTTAGTGGCGTCTGCGCTTTTTATCTTAGCCTCGATTACCGATGGTCTCGACGGTTATCTAGCGCGCAAAAGGGGCCAGGTTACGACCATCGGGATGCTGCTTGATCCCTTGGCAGACAAGCTCATGATTGCCGCGGCCTTTATCTCACTCGTCCAGTTCAATCCGCGCATCGTTCCGGCCTGGATGGCCGTAATCATCATCGGGCGCGAATTTCTGGTCAGTGGGTTGCGCGGAATTGCAGCCTCCGAGGGTTTCACCATTGAGGCGAGCGGTCTGGGAAAACTCAAAATGGTAGTGCAGATCGTGAGCGTGGTAGCCGCGATTCTTGACCATCGTTGGCTTACCTGGGACATTGGACCGTTCATCTTCCCCTTGGATCTGATTGCGCACTTGGCAATCTGGTTCATGGTAGGGGTTTCCATCGTCTCGGCCGTCGATTACTTTGTGGCGTTCTGGTCGAAGATTGACCGAAAAGCTTCGGAGCGCCGGCGACGTCGGCCCTTTGTCCTTACTCGCCGCAAACGTCAGGAGCTTCCGCCCGAAGTGCAGCCGAATCGGTAAAGTTACTCTGTCATGTCCTCGATCAATCGTCCCCGTCGCGCAGTTGATTAAGATATGAATATGTCGTCGATTGAGATGAAGGAGATCCGCGTTCCCTCAGCTTTGAT
Proteins encoded:
- a CDS encoding DinB family protein, which codes for MMKNSPLQQHLINLLNFEGAHVGFDEAVRGLAPKLHGKKMKAFPHTAWQLVEHMRITQWDILEFTRDAAHVSPKWPEGYWPESSAPSSEGAWKKSIAAFRHDLDEMKKLVAEADEQQLYAPISHGDGQTLLREAFLIADHNSYHLGQLVMLRKMLGAWK
- the pgsA gene encoding CDP-diacylglycerol--glycerol-3-phosphate 3-phosphatidyltransferase; translation: MFAIDMPVADNQGLEPGPRVNLPNYITLSRIFSVPIFLWLLSGSAFSSWKGEKELVASALFILASITDGLDGYLARKRGQVTTIGMLLDPLADKLMIAAAFISLVQFNPRIVPAWMAVIIIGREFLVSGLRGIAASEGFTIEASGLGKLKMVVQIVSVVAAILDHRWLTWDIGPFIFPLDLIAHLAIWFMVGVSIVSAVDYFVAFWSKIDRKASERRRRRPFVLTRRKRQELPPEVQPNR